A genomic region of Chrysiogenia bacterium contains the following coding sequences:
- a CDS encoding ABC transporter ATP-binding protein — MDLRVEQVSKSFSLGERHLEVLREINLVVPAGQRLGVVGVSGVGKSTLLHILGTLEKPTTGRIFYGDREVSAEGDETLAEFRNRTLGFAFQFHHLLAEFTALENTMLPALIAGKPRKEAGDMAAELLTRMGLGERLHHRPKELSGGEQQRVALSRALVLRPPVLLADEPTGNLDTRTADEIHEELVRLNEELGVTMIVVTHSSQLAARMHRAVTLYEGMIQEVDQGAAGR; from the coding sequence ATGGACCTGCGCGTCGAACAAGTCAGCAAGTCCTTCTCGCTCGGTGAGCGCCACCTCGAGGTGCTCCGAGAGATCAACCTCGTCGTACCCGCCGGCCAGCGCCTTGGTGTGGTCGGCGTCTCCGGTGTCGGAAAGAGCACGCTCCTCCACATACTGGGAACCCTCGAAAAACCAACGACGGGGCGGATCTTCTATGGAGATCGCGAAGTGAGCGCCGAGGGCGACGAAACGCTTGCCGAGTTCCGCAACCGCACGCTCGGCTTTGCCTTCCAGTTCCATCACCTGCTTGCCGAGTTCACCGCGCTTGAGAACACGATGCTCCCGGCGCTGATTGCCGGAAAGCCCAGGAAGGAAGCCGGCGACATGGCCGCCGAGCTGCTCACCCGCATGGGCCTTGGCGAGCGCCTGCATCACCGTCCAAAGGAGCTCTCGGGCGGGGAGCAGCAGCGCGTCGCGCTCTCGCGCGCGCTCGTGCTGCGCCCGCCGGTGCTCCTTGCCGACGAGCCCACCGGCAACCTCGATACCCGCACCGCCGACGAGATTCATGAAGAGCTCGTCCGTCTCAACGAAGAACTCGGCGTGACGATGATCGTCGTCACGCACTCGTCCCAGCTTGCCGCACGCATGCACCGCGCGGTCACCCTCTATGAGGGCATGATTCAGGAGGTCGACCAGGGTGCAGCGGGAAGGTAG
- a CDS encoding OmpH family outer membrane protein, with product MKASRTNTPATLAGLVCLALGLICIPAAARAQNSGWPGARVALVDFQKAIDLSMRGKIARKELQQTVSAKQQRIEQLEAELRKLESDYREKSAQLAGTGEWDDYQARFAYRVKELRREGEDIQEAVALAERKLTEELLGELTVLVQRYAKKQGYNLVLEKNVTKTLHMAEAADLTDKIIELYDSGALLETKEPKP from the coding sequence ATGAAAGCCTCTCGCACAAACACGCCGGCCACCCTTGCGGGGCTCGTGTGTTTGGCGCTGGGGCTTATCTGTATTCCTGCCGCGGCGCGCGCCCAGAACTCCGGCTGGCCCGGCGCGCGCGTAGCCCTCGTCGACTTCCAGAAGGCCATCGATCTTTCGATGCGCGGGAAAATCGCCCGCAAGGAACTTCAGCAGACGGTCTCTGCAAAGCAGCAGCGCATCGAGCAGCTCGAAGCAGAGCTTCGCAAGCTTGAGAGCGACTACCGCGAGAAATCCGCCCAGCTCGCCGGCACCGGAGAGTGGGACGACTACCAGGCGCGCTTTGCCTACCGGGTCAAAGAACTTCGCCGCGAGGGCGAGGACATCCAGGAAGCGGTGGCGCTTGCCGAGCGCAAGCTCACCGAAGAATTGCTGGGCGAGCTGACCGTTCTCGTGCAACGATACGCAAAGAAGCAGGGCTACAACCTGGTGCTGGAGAAGAACGTCACCAAGACCCTGCACATGGCAGAGGCCGCCGACCTCACCGACAAGATCATCGAACTCTACGATTCGGGCGCACTGCTCGAAACAAAGGAACCCAAACCATGA
- the bamA gene encoding outer membrane protein assembly factor BamA, which yields MQREGSSPWRGLLGAWAAALLYCLALPLVGAGAAHAQSSNRITGIEVRGNQRTEAEQVLLVITSTKGQPIDRETIAKDVKKLFGLGLYEDIRVEAEQSEDGYRLIFIIKERPAVASVEVEGEDEIKEKEILEAIDISENSVFTEQKLEDARRRVLKLYEEEGYFIADVEVKREFDSSRNQVSLRFVISENAEVQVRRVEFVGNEVYSDEELRNVTGILTKERNWLSWIGSDGKYREELFKQDMLVWTFFYHDHGYLEVEFGDPIIELSRDRKELFITVPVTEGPQFTIGEVNVRGDLLWPAEEILEPVETKPGTIFSRSKIIADADKIANRYADESYAFANVTPIPRTYEKDGQHLVDLDVVIDKGNKFKVGRIIIVGNVKTRDNVIRREMRLAEGEDYNRTKLEKSKQRITRLGFFEAVNYSPERIPGSYDHVNIKIEVTERPTGSINVGAGFSSLDQFFAQAQISQANLFGRGHRMELQAQVGGRLQSFSFSFTNPRVMDSYWALGFSVFALRRQDVNFDREQHGGSVSIGYELSELWEPLEDVSAGLALGVTRIRIRDQSFAALSTPPGTINPDTLTTSLTLSISHDTRNDRIEPTRGMYHAASVEFAENLFDLSRDTNDFLRYSLKGNYYYELPLNFVLVGKWNYGLLDRRERSDPLVQERFFGGGPNNLRGFNARSVGPYQNNSGQLFLLGGDKEFYSAVELLISTPWTDKVNLRPVVFFDAGDVYGDNEHLFSSILLDAGVGLRWRSPLGPIRFEFGWPLNNNYEHTGRTSVNGPVFQFLIGQLN from the coding sequence GTGCAGCGGGAAGGTAGCAGCCCCTGGCGCGGCCTGTTGGGAGCGTGGGCAGCCGCGCTCCTGTATTGTCTGGCTCTCCCGCTCGTGGGGGCCGGAGCTGCGCACGCGCAAAGTTCCAACCGAATCACCGGCATCGAGGTCCGCGGCAACCAGCGCACCGAGGCCGAACAGGTCCTGCTCGTCATCACGAGCACCAAAGGCCAGCCCATCGACCGGGAGACCATTGCCAAGGACGTGAAGAAGCTCTTCGGGCTGGGGCTCTATGAAGACATCCGCGTCGAGGCCGAGCAGAGCGAGGATGGTTACCGCCTGATCTTCATCATCAAGGAGCGGCCCGCTGTTGCCAGCGTCGAAGTCGAAGGCGAGGACGAGATCAAGGAAAAGGAGATTCTCGAAGCGATCGACATCTCCGAAAACTCCGTCTTTACCGAGCAAAAACTCGAGGATGCCCGGCGCCGGGTGCTCAAGCTCTACGAAGAAGAGGGCTACTTCATCGCCGATGTGGAGGTGAAGCGTGAGTTCGACAGCTCCCGCAACCAGGTGAGTCTGCGCTTTGTCATCTCTGAAAATGCCGAGGTTCAGGTGCGCCGCGTCGAGTTCGTCGGCAACGAGGTCTACAGCGACGAAGAGCTGCGCAACGTGACGGGTATCCTCACCAAGGAACGCAACTGGCTGTCCTGGATCGGCAGTGACGGCAAGTATCGCGAAGAGCTCTTCAAACAGGACATGCTGGTCTGGACCTTTTTCTACCACGACCACGGCTATCTCGAAGTGGAGTTCGGCGACCCGATCATCGAGCTCTCTCGCGACCGTAAGGAACTCTTCATCACCGTTCCCGTGACCGAGGGGCCCCAGTTCACAATCGGAGAGGTCAATGTGCGCGGCGATCTGCTCTGGCCGGCCGAGGAGATTCTCGAACCGGTGGAGACAAAGCCCGGAACCATTTTCTCGCGCTCGAAGATCATCGCCGACGCCGACAAGATCGCGAACCGCTATGCCGATGAGTCCTATGCCTTTGCCAACGTCACACCGATCCCGCGCACCTACGAGAAGGACGGCCAGCATCTGGTCGACCTCGATGTTGTCATCGACAAGGGCAACAAGTTCAAGGTGGGTCGCATCATCATCGTCGGGAACGTGAAGACCCGCGACAATGTGATCCGCCGCGAGATGCGTCTGGCAGAGGGCGAGGACTACAACCGCACCAAGCTCGAGAAGAGCAAGCAGCGCATCACGCGCCTGGGCTTCTTTGAGGCGGTCAACTATTCGCCCGAGCGCATTCCCGGCTCGTACGACCATGTGAACATCAAAATCGAGGTCACCGAGCGCCCGACCGGTTCGATCAATGTGGGCGCGGGCTTCTCCTCGCTCGATCAATTCTTCGCCCAGGCGCAGATCTCGCAGGCCAACCTATTCGGGCGCGGCCACCGGATGGAGTTGCAGGCCCAGGTGGGCGGGCGCCTCCAGAGTTTCAGTTTCAGCTTCACCAACCCGCGCGTGATGGATTCCTACTGGGCCCTGGGCTTTTCTGTCTTCGCCCTGCGGCGCCAGGACGTCAACTTCGATCGTGAGCAGCACGGCGGCAGCGTCAGTATCGGCTACGAGCTCTCCGAGCTGTGGGAGCCCCTTGAAGACGTGAGCGCGGGCCTGGCGCTGGGCGTCACACGCATCCGCATCCGCGACCAGTCCTTCGCCGCCCTGAGCACGCCGCCGGGCACGATCAATCCCGACACGCTGACGACGTCGCTGACGCTCTCGATCAGCCACGACACCCGCAACGATCGCATCGAGCCCACGCGCGGCATGTATCACGCTGCCTCGGTGGAATTTGCCGAGAACCTGTTTGATCTCTCGCGCGATACGAACGACTTTCTGCGCTACTCACTCAAGGGCAACTACTACTACGAGCTGCCGCTCAACTTCGTGCTGGTGGGCAAGTGGAACTACGGCCTGCTCGACCGGAGGGAGCGCAGCGACCCCCTCGTGCAGGAGCGTTTCTTCGGCGGCGGCCCCAACAACCTGCGCGGCTTCAACGCACGCAGCGTGGGGCCCTACCAGAACAACAGCGGCCAGCTCTTCCTGCTGGGCGGCGACAAGGAATTCTACTCGGCCGTGGAGCTGCTGATCTCCACGCCGTGGACCGACAAGGTCAATCTGCGACCGGTGGTGTTCTTCGATGCCGGCGATGTCTACGGCGACAACGAACACCTCTTCTCAAGCATCCTGCTCGACGCGGGCGTGGGCCTGCGCTGGCGCAGCCCCCTCGGACCGATCCGGTTTGAGTTCGGCTGGCCGCTGAACAACAATTACGAGCACACAGGCCGTACCAGTGTGAATGGACCGGTCTTCCAGTTCCTGATTGGACAGTTGAACTAG
- the fabZ gene encoding 3-hydroxyacyl-ACP dehydratase FabZ: protein MDIADILDRLPHRYPFLLVDRVIEAEEGKRLVAIKNVTINEPFFPGHFPDRPIMPGVLQIEALAQAACLLCSIDEYDTLKERGVVLAAVDKVKFKRPVVPGDQARLEVDMTARRGPLHKFKARLVVDGNLCTEAEFTAAWGPGKDD from the coding sequence ATGGACATTGCCGACATTCTTGACCGCCTGCCGCACCGCTACCCCTTTCTGCTCGTTGATCGCGTGATCGAGGCGGAAGAGGGCAAACGGCTCGTCGCCATCAAGAACGTCACCATCAACGAGCCCTTCTTCCCCGGCCACTTCCCCGATCGCCCGATCATGCCCGGCGTACTGCAGATCGAAGCCCTCGCACAGGCGGCCTGCCTGCTGTGTTCGATCGACGAGTACGACACGCTCAAAGAGCGCGGCGTCGTGCTGGCAGCGGTTGACAAGGTGAAGTTCAAACGACCGGTTGTTCCCGGAGACCAGGCCCGCCTTGAGGTGGACATGACCGCCCGGCGCGGTCCGCTCCACAAGTTCAAGGCCCGGCTGGTGGTGGACGGAAACCTGTGCACCGAGGCCGAGTTCACCGCCGCCTGGGGCCCGGGCAAGGACGACTGA